A single region of the Syngnathoides biaculeatus isolate LvHL_M chromosome 17, ASM1980259v1, whole genome shotgun sequence genome encodes:
- the cdca9 gene encoding borealin-2 isoform X2, giving the protein MAPKRSRNSGKVRHQEELSRELRKRKITLFIQQVEKEAQERMNELESRLDNLMANIDRVFSVELMKFPLSIRKMRVGDSLTEELSASDVSLAVREQESPEMKRLTLKRVPSRRGKSVDPILVQPSLTRKSSRKMTAKGSKGEKKIRPSTDSLSAGNLGALASASNRRRWTKACDEAPPAKGKLRSVFSTGDLDCSVAGSSAHITVTTGRGQTMCFSEETKDKIDYNMLDDVALGQVQKLSKLIEYVSGRSRCHK; this is encoded by the exons ATGGCTCCAAAACGGTCAAGAAACTCAGGCAAAGTCCGACACCAAGAAGAGTTGAGCAGGGAATTACGAAAACGCAAAATTACGCTTTTCATTCAGCAAGTTGAGAAAGAAG CGCAAGAGCGAATGAACGAACTGGAGAGCAGACTGGACAACCTGATGGCGAATATCGACAGAGTGTTCAGCGTGGAGCTGATGAAGTTTCCACTCTCGATTCGAAAGATGCGCGTTGGCGATTCGTTGACTG AAGAATTGTCAGCCAGCGACGTGTCGCTAGCCGTGCGG GAGCAGGAGTCTCCCGAGATGAAGCGGCTGACGCTCAAGAGGGTGCCCAGCAGAAGAG GAAAATCAGTTGATCCCATATTGGTTCAGCCCAGTTTGACGAGAAAGAGCTCTCGCAAGATGACAGCCAAG ggttccaaaggagaaaaaaaaatcaggcctTCAACCGATAGCCTCAGCGCGGGAAATCTGGG GGCTTTGGCGAGCGCTTCGAACAGACGCCGCTGGACGAAGGCCTGCGACGAGGCCCCGCCGGCCAAAGGCAAACTCAG GTCGGTGTTCTCCACGGGGGACTTGGACTGCTCAGTGGCCGGATCGTCCGCACACATCACTGTAACCACAGGACGGGGACAA ACCATGTGCTTTTCTGAAGAGACCAAGGACAAAATCGACTACAACATGTTGGACGACGTGGCCTTGGGTCAAGTGCAGAAACTTTCG aaactgatagAATATGTGTCGGGAAGAAGCCGCTGCCACAAATGA
- the cdca9 gene encoding borealin-2 isoform X1: MAPKRSRNSGKVRHQEELSRELRKRKITLFIQQVEKEAQERMNELESRLDNLMANIDRVFSVELMKFPLSIRKMRVGDSLTAEELSASDVSLAVREQESPEMKRLTLKRVPSRRGKSVDPILVQPSLTRKSSRKMTAKGSKGEKKIRPSTDSLSAGNLGALASASNRRRWTKACDEAPPAKGKLRSVFSTGDLDCSVAGSSAHITVTTGRGQTMCFSEETKDKIDYNMLDDVALGQVQKLSKLIEYVSGRSRCHK; this comes from the exons ATGGCTCCAAAACGGTCAAGAAACTCAGGCAAAGTCCGACACCAAGAAGAGTTGAGCAGGGAATTACGAAAACGCAAAATTACGCTTTTCATTCAGCAAGTTGAGAAAGAAG CGCAAGAGCGAATGAACGAACTGGAGAGCAGACTGGACAACCTGATGGCGAATATCGACAGAGTGTTCAGCGTGGAGCTGATGAAGTTTCCACTCTCGATTCGAAAGATGCGCGTTGGCGATTCGTTGACTG CAGAAGAATTGTCAGCCAGCGACGTGTCGCTAGCCGTGCGG GAGCAGGAGTCTCCCGAGATGAAGCGGCTGACGCTCAAGAGGGTGCCCAGCAGAAGAG GAAAATCAGTTGATCCCATATTGGTTCAGCCCAGTTTGACGAGAAAGAGCTCTCGCAAGATGACAGCCAAG ggttccaaaggagaaaaaaaaatcaggcctTCAACCGATAGCCTCAGCGCGGGAAATCTGGG GGCTTTGGCGAGCGCTTCGAACAGACGCCGCTGGACGAAGGCCTGCGACGAGGCCCCGCCGGCCAAAGGCAAACTCAG GTCGGTGTTCTCCACGGGGGACTTGGACTGCTCAGTGGCCGGATCGTCCGCACACATCACTGTAACCACAGGACGGGGACAA ACCATGTGCTTTTCTGAAGAGACCAAGGACAAAATCGACTACAACATGTTGGACGACGTGGCCTTGGGTCAAGTGCAGAAACTTTCG aaactgatagAATATGTGTCGGGAAGAAGCCGCTGCCACAAATGA